One region of Parafrankia irregularis genomic DNA includes:
- a CDS encoding AAA family ATPase → MTRDGAGVQEAPVLDVVVAMPTRDREPGTIGMNADDRDALGLRLGDPVTLTGVARTAARVADADIPAGAAALDEALRVGAGVRTGERLTVSPVHTPVAARVILTPQWRRTGADDGAAANGAGHLLRLLGPDGRRPADRRRRNHRPADRSRDGAGREDRPAVPAPPAIIGQVVRAGTIVTATRGPHTGELRVIETVPAGVVTVGPDTDISVVDPRATTTGYDDIGGLTTEVARIREMVELPLKHPRIFERLGIDPPRGVLLYGPPGSGKTLIARAVAHQTGAVFLQVNGPEVIQKHYGESEELLRGLFAEAGRHPAAVIFFDEIDAIAPNRETVLGDVEKRVVAQLLALMDGVASRGQIVVMAATNLPNSIDPALRRPGRFDREIAINPPTTTGRLEILTIHTRHMPLAADVDLESVAATTHGFLGADLAQLCREAAMARAREALRDDRAGQCSEDAATLFVHREDFHKALAEIRLSTIRELSSDVPYTRWEDIGGLDEAKRILGEQLGWPLRYGDRFAHADARPPRGILLTGAPGTGKTLLAQAVGSTTEVNFIVAKGPELLSKWVGESERGIREVFRRARQSAPSILFFDEIDAIAPTRGAGDGNSQIGDRMVGQLLLELDDLDATSDVVVLAATNRPDLIDGALLRPGRFDTVIHLSAPDLDARLAILRAQCASTPLGHDVDLSALAAATAGRSGADLAALCGRAKMLAIADSVTRHPGLRFEPFTIDQHHFRAALAAITQQAETLETA, encoded by the coding sequence ATGACGAGGGACGGAGCAGGAGTGCAGGAGGCACCGGTGCTGGATGTCGTGGTCGCCATGCCCACACGCGACCGGGAGCCGGGAACCATCGGGATGAACGCCGACGACCGGGACGCGCTCGGCCTTCGGCTGGGCGACCCGGTCACGCTGACCGGCGTGGCCAGGACCGCGGCGCGCGTCGCCGACGCGGATATCCCGGCGGGGGCGGCAGCCCTCGACGAGGCGCTGCGCGTTGGTGCGGGTGTCCGGACCGGCGAGCGGCTGACGGTCAGTCCGGTGCACACGCCCGTCGCAGCCCGGGTGATCCTCACACCGCAGTGGCGCAGGACCGGCGCGGACGACGGCGCCGCCGCGAACGGCGCCGGGCACCTCCTCCGTCTCCTCGGCCCCGACGGCCGGCGCCCGGCGGACCGGCGTCGAAGGAACCACCGGCCGGCGGACCGGAGCCGGGACGGGGCGGGCCGGGAGGACCGGCCCGCCGTTCCGGCTCCCCCCGCGATCATCGGCCAGGTCGTCAGGGCCGGCACCATCGTCACGGCAACGCGCGGCCCGCACACCGGGGAACTGCGAGTGATCGAGACTGTGCCGGCCGGCGTGGTCACCGTCGGCCCGGACACCGACATCTCGGTCGTCGATCCACGCGCCACCACCACCGGCTATGACGACATCGGCGGCCTGACCACGGAGGTCGCCCGCATCCGCGAGATGGTCGAACTCCCGCTCAAGCATCCGCGAATCTTCGAACGGCTCGGCATCGACCCGCCTCGCGGCGTCCTGCTCTATGGCCCACCCGGCAGCGGCAAGACCCTTATCGCGCGCGCCGTGGCCCACCAGACCGGAGCGGTCTTTCTCCAGGTCAACGGCCCTGAGGTGATCCAGAAGCACTATGGCGAGTCCGAGGAGCTGCTGCGCGGCCTGTTTGCCGAGGCAGGCAGGCACCCCGCCGCCGTCATCTTCTTCGACGAGATCGACGCCATCGCACCCAACCGCGAAACCGTCCTGGGCGACGTGGAGAAACGCGTCGTGGCCCAGTTGCTCGCCCTCATGGACGGTGTCGCGTCGCGCGGCCAGATCGTGGTGATGGCGGCGACGAACCTGCCCAACTCCATCGACCCGGCACTGCGCCGCCCGGGCCGCTTCGACCGCGAGATCGCCATCAATCCGCCGACCACGACGGGCCGCCTGGAGATCCTCACCATTCACACCCGGCACATGCCGCTCGCGGCGGATGTCGATCTGGAGTCCGTCGCCGCCACCACGCACGGCTTCCTCGGCGCCGATCTGGCCCAGCTGTGCCGTGAGGCCGCCATGGCACGCGCCCGTGAGGCGCTGCGCGACGACCGGGCAGGGCAATGCTCTGAGGACGCCGCGACGCTCTTCGTCCACCGGGAGGACTTCCACAAGGCCCTCGCGGAGATTCGACTGTCGACCATCCGCGAGCTGTCCAGCGACGTGCCCTACACCCGATGGGAGGACATCGGCGGTCTCGACGAGGCCAAGCGCATCCTGGGCGAACAGCTGGGCTGGCCGCTGCGCTACGGCGATCGTTTCGCCCACGCCGATGCGAGGCCACCGCGCGGCATCCTTCTCACCGGCGCTCCTGGCACGGGGAAGACCCTCCTCGCCCAGGCGGTCGGGTCGACCACGGAGGTCAACTTCATCGTTGCCAAGGGCCCGGAGCTGCTGTCCAAATGGGTCGGCGAGTCCGAGCGCGGCATCCGGGAGGTCTTCCGGCGCGCGCGGCAGTCGGCCCCGTCCATCCTCTTCTTCGACGAGATCGATGCGATCGCTCCCACCCGCGGCGCCGGCGACGGCAACTCCCAGATCGGCGACCGTATGGTCGGCCAGCTTCTGCTCGAGCTCGACGACCTCGACGCCACATCCGACGTCGTCGTGCTCGCGGCCACCAACCGCCCCGACCTCATCGATGGCGCCTTGCTGCGTCCCGGGCGCTTCGACACGGTCATCCATCTGTCCGCTCCCGACCTCGATGCCCGGCTCGCGATCCTGCGCGCCCAGTGCGCGTCCACCCCTCTCGGCCACGACGTCGACCTGTCCGCCCTCGCCGCCGCCACAGCCGGCCGCAGCGGTGCCGATCTGGCTGCCCTGTGCGGCCGCGCTAAGATGCTGGCGATCGCCGACTCCGTCACTCGCCACCCGGGACTACGATTCGAGCCCTTCACGATCGACCAGCACCATTTTCGTGCCGCTCTCGCCGCCATCACGCAGCAGGCGGAGACGCTCGAAACGGCGTAA